ACCCGCAAGCTCGACGCAGACCTGCGCCGCATGGAGCAGGAATACATCGTCCAGGTGAGCGGCGAAGCCAAGCCCGGCGCGCTGGAGCGCCTTGCCCGCGGTGTGGAGCGCAAGGGCGTGGAACTGCCACGGGCCAAGGCCAGCTGGCAGAACGAACAGCACCTGCGCATGGTCCTGAAGAACCCGCAGCCGGGGCTGATCGAGCAACTGTGCGAGACCGCCGGCCTGAAGGTTCTGGCCATGCGCCGTATCCGCCTGGGCGGCGTGTCGATGGGCAAGCTGCCGTCGGGGCAGTGGCGCTACCTGGCCGCCACCGAACGTTTCTAGCCTCACCGCCGTGCCCCTGAGGGCGCGGCACCTGAACAGGATTCGCTGCAATGAACCACAACGATGTACTGCGCAGCCTGCGCTACATGCTCAAGGCCAACGACCAGAAGATGGCCGAGATCATCAAGCTCTCCGGCCTGGAGGTCACCGCCGAGGCCATCGCCGGCTACGTGAAGAAAGAAGAAGAACCTGGTTTCGTGCGCTGCCCGGAAAACGTCATGGCACATTTTCTCGACGGCCTGGTGATTCACCGTCGCGGGCGTGACGATAGCCGTCCACCGCAGCCCGTCGAAGTGCCGGTCACCAACAACACCGTGCTGAAGAAACTGCGAGTGGCTTTTGAATTGAAGGAAGACGACCTGCACGCGGTGCTCAAGTCGGTGAACTTCCCGGTCTCGAAACCCGAACTCAGCGCCCTGTTCCGCAAGGTCGGCCATGACAACTACCGCCCTTGCGGCGACCAGTTGCTGCGCAACTTCCTCAAGGGCCTGACACTTCGCGTGCGCGGCTGACCGGCGATGCAGCATACGGTCTCGCCAGTCGGCATCGTCCACTCCTGCTTCAAGGAGAAGTTCGCCATCCCGCGCCAGCCGCAGCTGGCACCCGCTGCTCGTGGCGTGCTGGAACTGTTGCCCCCGTTCGACAATGGCGATGCGGTGGCGGGCCTGGAGCAGGTCAGCCATGTCTGGTTGTTGTTCCTGTTCCATGAGGCGCTGGAGGACAAGCCACGGCTGAAAGTGCGGCCACCCCGCCTGGGGGGCAACAAGAGCATGGGGGTATTCGCCACCCGGGCCACCCACCGCCCCAATGGCATCGGGCAGTCGGTGGTGCGCCTGGAAGGTATCGAGCCCGGGCGCTTGCTGTTGTCGGGCATCGACCTGCTGGATGGCACGCCGGTGCTGGATATCAAGCCCTATGTGCCCTATGCGGACAGCATTGCCGGCGCGAGCAACCTGATGGCCAGCGATGCACCAGAGGCGATCATCGTCGAATGGAGCGAAAACGCCCTGCCCCAGGCCCATGATCAGGCACAGCGCCTGCATGAACCACTGGTGGAACTGATCGAGCAGTGCCTGGCACAGGATCCTCGACCAGCCTATCAAGTGCCACCAGCGGAACGGGTTTATGGGGTGAAGTTCTGGGATGTGCAGGTCAGGTGGCATTACCCACAACCGGATCGAATCCGGGTGTTGGAGGTGGTCCGGGAGGGCTGAAGCCCATCTGTTTGCAGGCCCGGCCCTTTCGCCAGCAAGCTGGCTCCTACAGGGTACCTGTATGGCAATCGCGATCTCGCAGGCATAAAAAAACGCAGGCCCAGGCCTGCGTTTTTGCGTTTACCGGAGTCCGCCTTACTTCTCGACG
This genomic stretch from Pseudomonas entomophila L48 harbors:
- a CDS encoding DUF1456 family protein, which produces MNHNDVLRSLRYMLKANDQKMAEIIKLSGLEVTAEAIAGYVKKEEEPGFVRCPENVMAHFLDGLVIHRRGRDDSRPPQPVEVPVTNNTVLKKLRVAFELKEDDLHAVLKSVNFPVSKPELSALFRKVGHDNYRPCGDQLLRNFLKGLTLRVRG
- the tsaA gene encoding tRNA (N6-threonylcarbamoyladenosine(37)-N6)-methyltransferase TrmO, translating into MQHTVSPVGIVHSCFKEKFAIPRQPQLAPAARGVLELLPPFDNGDAVAGLEQVSHVWLLFLFHEALEDKPRLKVRPPRLGGNKSMGVFATRATHRPNGIGQSVVRLEGIEPGRLLLSGIDLLDGTPVLDIKPYVPYADSIAGASNLMASDAPEAIIVEWSENALPQAHDQAQRLHEPLVELIEQCLAQDPRPAYQVPPAERVYGVKFWDVQVRWHYPQPDRIRVLEVVREG